A stretch of Ferribacterium limneticum DNA encodes these proteins:
- a CDS encoding efflux RND transporter periplasmic adaptor subunit: MKRLGKILIGVMLAAGLIGGGVWYFKQRSAQNPETRYKMSAVEKGDVTQTVSANGTLNPVVLISVGTQVSGTVRKLYVDFNDKVKKGQPLLELDDALVSATERQSAASVVNAQATLELAQANEARMKALLAQEYVSKQEYDQSSQALKSARAQVALAKAQNERDRANLNFTVIRSPVDGVVIDRVVDLGQTVAASFQTPTLIKIAQDLSEMRIDTSFAEADIGGIREGQKARFTVDAFPNRNFVGEVQQIRLNPTNQQNVVTYNVRINVSNPEQVLLPGMTAYVNIGVQKREGALLVPNAALRFKPADAAEKKAENGQKPAAAGMSGMGPGMGAGADGGAAKAGGGKGKKRDGQSGTVYILSGDEIKPVAIQLGITDNRNTEVVGGELKEGDRVITGENTNGVKPPSSVGMRMF; this comes from the coding sequence ATGAAACGACTTGGCAAGATTCTGATTGGTGTGATGTTGGCGGCCGGGCTGATCGGCGGCGGCGTCTGGTATTTCAAGCAGCGCAGCGCGCAGAACCCGGAAACCCGCTACAAGATGAGCGCAGTTGAAAAGGGCGATGTGACACAGACCGTCTCGGCCAACGGCACGCTGAATCCGGTGGTGCTGATCAGCGTCGGCACGCAGGTTTCGGGCACCGTGCGCAAGCTGTACGTCGATTTCAATGACAAGGTGAAGAAGGGCCAGCCGCTGCTCGAACTCGACGATGCGCTGGTCTCGGCGACCGAGCGGCAGAGTGCGGCCAGCGTGGTCAACGCCCAGGCGACACTGGAACTGGCGCAGGCCAACGAGGCGCGCATGAAGGCCTTGCTGGCGCAGGAATACGTCTCGAAACAGGAATACGATCAGTCCAGCCAGGCACTGAAGTCGGCCCGGGCACAGGTGGCCCTAGCCAAGGCGCAGAACGAGCGTGACCGCGCCAACCTCAATTTCACGGTGATCCGCTCGCCGGTCGATGGGGTGGTCATCGACCGCGTGGTCGATCTCGGCCAGACGGTGGCGGCCAGCTTCCAGACGCCGACGCTGATCAAGATCGCCCAGGATCTGTCGGAAATGCGCATCGACACCAGCTTTGCCGAGGCCGACATTGGTGGCATCCGCGAAGGGCAGAAGGCGCGTTTCACGGTCGACGCCTTCCCGAACCGCAATTTCGTCGGCGAGGTGCAGCAGATCCGCCTCAACCCGACCAACCAGCAGAATGTGGTGACCTACAACGTCCGCATCAACGTCTCGAATCCGGAGCAGGTACTGCTGCCGGGCATGACGGCCTACGTCAATATCGGCGTACAGAAGCGCGAGGGCGCCTTGCTGGTGCCGAATGCGGCGTTGCGCTTCAAGCCGGCCGATGCGGCCGAGAAGAAAGCCGAGAACGGCCAGAAACCGGCTGCTGCAGGCATGTCCGGCATGGGGCCGGGCATGGGCGCTGGCGCCGATGGCGGTGCGGCCAAGGCCGGCGGCGGCAAGGGCAAGAAGCGCGACGGCCAGAGCGGCACGGTGTACATCCTGTCCGGCGACGAAATCAAGCCGGTCGCCATCCAGCTCGGCATTACCGACAACCGCAATACCGAGGTGGTCGGCGGCGAACTGAAGGAGGGCGACCGCGTGATCACCGGTGAGAACACCAACGGCGTCAAGCCGCCGTCCAGCGTCGGCATGCGGATGTTCTGA
- a CDS encoding TolC family protein — translation MSLTSLPVLAGGINDPFGTEAMAPLKPSPQLSARVGEAPCATALPASALTAVDAVDLALCNHPQTREVWAAARAQAALVGVAKAGWLPNLDASASTTRFQYENNAYTRNAAALTLSWLLVDFGQRSANVENAQQLLNAAAATQDATVQSLFLAALQSYYSAQATQAAVISANEAERSARESYQAANARYEVGVATPADRLQAQTALSQATLNRIRAEGDARNALGALANALGFAAQQRIVLADLPAAPAEAVFQKEVDALIAEAQARRPDLKAAEAQLKAAEASIDLARAQGRPTISLGAGPSWQDSAGVITQGGSVGLTLNVPIFSGFDTTYRVRSAAAQADVRAAQRDRIRNQIALDVWKAYQSLTTATQSLKTTADLVASAEQSERVALGRYKAGVGTVLDLLVAQSALASARLQRIQAQLDWNVYRATLAQSMGALDYTLLQAAAEGRP, via the coding sequence TTGAGCTTGACCAGCCTGCCGGTCTTGGCAGGCGGAATCAACGATCCGTTTGGCACCGAAGCCATGGCGCCGCTCAAGCCATCGCCGCAATTGTCGGCGCGGGTGGGCGAGGCGCCGTGCGCGACGGCTTTGCCGGCTTCAGCGTTGACGGCGGTCGATGCGGTCGATCTGGCCTTGTGCAATCACCCGCAGACGCGCGAAGTCTGGGCAGCGGCGCGGGCGCAGGCGGCGCTGGTCGGTGTGGCGAAGGCGGGCTGGTTGCCGAATCTCGATGCCAGCGCCAGCACGACGCGATTTCAGTATGAGAACAACGCTTACACCAGGAATGCTGCGGCACTGACGCTGTCTTGGCTGCTCGTTGATTTCGGCCAGCGTTCGGCCAATGTCGAGAATGCGCAGCAATTGTTGAACGCGGCAGCGGCGACGCAGGATGCAACGGTGCAATCCCTGTTCCTCGCCGCGCTGCAGAGCTATTACTCGGCACAGGCAACGCAGGCGGCGGTGATTTCGGCTAACGAGGCCGAGCGTTCGGCGCGGGAGAGCTATCAGGCCGCCAACGCGCGTTACGAAGTCGGCGTGGCGACGCCGGCTGATCGCCTGCAGGCCCAGACGGCGCTGTCGCAGGCAACGCTGAATCGCATCCGGGCCGAGGGCGATGCCCGCAATGCCTTGGGGGCGCTGGCCAATGCGCTGGGTTTCGCGGCACAGCAAAGAATTGTCCTGGCCGATCTGCCGGCGGCGCCGGCAGAAGCGGTTTTCCAGAAGGAAGTCGATGCGCTGATTGCCGAGGCGCAAGCCCGTCGGCCTGATCTCAAGGCGGCCGAGGCACAACTGAAGGCGGCTGAAGCGAGTATCGATCTCGCACGTGCCCAGGGCCGGCCGACGATTTCGCTCGGTGCTGGCCCAAGCTGGCAGGATTCGGCCGGTGTGATCACGCAGGGCGGCAGCGTCGGCCTGACGCTGAATGTGCCGATTTTCTCCGGTTTCGATACAACTTACCGCGTCCGTTCGGCGGCGGCGCAGGCCGATGTTCGTGCTGCCCAGCGCGACCGGATCAGGAACCAGATCGCCCTCGATGTCTGGAAGGCCTACCAGAGCCTGACGACGGCGACGCAAAGCCTGAAGACGACGGCTGATCTGGTCGCCAGCGCCGAGCAGTCGGAGCGCGTCGCGCTAGGCCGCTACAAGGCCGGCGTCGGCACCGTGCTGGATTTGCTGGTGGCGCAAAGCGCGCTGGCCAGCGCCCGGCTGCAACGGATACAGGCCCAACTCGACTGGAATGTTTATCGCGCCACGCTGGCTCAATCGATGGGCGCGCTCGATTACACGCTGCTGCAAGCGGCAGCGGAAGGAAGACCATGA
- a CDS encoding quinone-dependent dihydroorotate dehydrogenase has protein sequence MLYPLIRKFFFSLDAETAHGIGMKGIDFMNAAGLACAVAKPVAACPVEVMGLKFPNPVGLAAGLDKNGDHIDGLAKLGFGFLEIGTITPRPQDGNPKPRLFRIPEAQGIINRMGFNNAGVDKLLENVRAAEFPKKGGILGINIGKNATTPIEKAADDYLICLDKVYNDASYVTVNISSPNTKNLRELQKDEALDDLLAQLKAKQLQLADRHGKYVPMALKIAPDLDDEQITAIADALRRHRFDAVIATNTTLSREGVEGMPNAAETGGLSGKPVFEKSTAVQKKLSIALAGELPIIGVGGIMGGEDAAEKIRAGASLVQFYSGFIYRGPDLVSEVADTLANVLRKKTP, from the coding sequence ATGCTATATCCCCTGATCCGCAAATTCTTCTTCTCCCTCGACGCTGAAACCGCCCACGGTATCGGCATGAAGGGCATCGATTTCATGAACGCCGCTGGCCTCGCCTGCGCCGTCGCCAAGCCGGTCGCCGCCTGCCCGGTCGAAGTCATGGGCCTCAAGTTCCCCAACCCGGTCGGCCTAGCCGCCGGTCTGGACAAGAATGGCGACCACATCGACGGCCTGGCCAAGCTCGGTTTCGGCTTCCTCGAAATCGGCACGATCACGCCGCGCCCGCAGGATGGCAACCCGAAGCCGCGCCTGTTCCGCATCCCGGAAGCGCAGGGCATCATCAACCGGATGGGCTTCAACAACGCCGGCGTCGACAAGCTGCTGGAAAACGTGCGCGCCGCCGAATTCCCGAAGAAGGGCGGCATCCTCGGCATCAACATCGGCAAGAACGCGACGACGCCGATCGAGAAAGCCGCTGACGACTACCTGATCTGCCTCGACAAGGTCTACAACGACGCCAGCTACGTGACGGTCAATATCTCGTCGCCGAACACCAAGAACCTGCGCGAACTGCAGAAGGACGAGGCGCTCGACGACCTGCTGGCGCAACTCAAGGCCAAGCAACTGCAACTGGCCGACCGGCATGGCAAATACGTGCCGATGGCTTTGAAGATCGCCCCCGATCTCGACGACGAGCAGATCACCGCCATTGCCGACGCGCTGCGCCGCCACCGTTTCGATGCGGTGATCGCGACCAACACCACGCTGTCGCGCGAAGGCGTCGAAGGCATGCCGAATGCCGCTGAAACCGGCGGCCTGTCGGGCAAGCCGGTCTTCGAGAAATCGACCGCTGTGCAGAAAAAGCTGTCGATCGCGCTGGCCGGCGAACTGCCGATCATCGGCGTCGGCGGCATCATGGGTGGCGAGGATGCAGCCGAAAAAATCCGTGCCGGCGCCAGCCTGGTGCAGTTCTACAGCGGTTTCATCTACCGCGGCCCGGACCTGGTCAGCGAAGTGGCAGATACGCTGGCTAACGTCTTGCGAAAGAAAACCCCTTAA
- the rsxA gene encoding electron transport complex subunit RsxA: MSHYLFILVGAVLVNNVVLVKILGLCPFMGVSKKLETAYGMGAATTFVLTMATGASYIIDHYLLMPFGLEYLRTLSFIVTIAAIVQLTEMVIAKTSPTLQQTLGIYLPLITTNCAVLGVPLLNISNGYDFVDSLLFGAGSAVGFTLVLILFAGIRERIEGADVPVHFRGVAIAMVTAGLMALAFMGFAGLDKYQ; encoded by the coding sequence ATGAGCCACTACTTGTTCATCCTCGTCGGCGCGGTGTTGGTCAACAACGTCGTGCTGGTGAAGATTCTCGGTCTTTGCCCCTTCATGGGCGTTTCCAAGAAACTGGAAACCGCCTATGGCATGGGGGCCGCTACGACCTTCGTGCTGACCATGGCGACCGGCGCCAGCTACATCATCGACCATTACCTGTTGATGCCGTTCGGGCTGGAGTACCTGCGCACGCTGTCCTTCATCGTCACCATTGCCGCCATCGTCCAGCTGACCGAAATGGTCATCGCCAAGACTTCACCGACGCTGCAACAGACGCTGGGCATCTACCTGCCGCTGATCACCACCAACTGCGCTGTGCTCGGCGTGCCGCTGCTCAATATCTCGAATGGCTACGACTTCGTCGACTCCCTGCTTTTCGGGGCCGGCAGTGCCGTCGGCTTCACGCTGGTGCTGATTCTTTTTGCCGGCATCCGCGAACGCATCGAAGGCGCCGATGTGCCGGTTCATTTCCGCGGCGTCGCCATTGCCATGGTCACCGCCGGCTTGATGGCGCTGGCCTTCATGGGCTTTGCCGGCCTGGACAAGTACCAATAA
- the rsxB gene encoding electron transport complex subunit RsxB, whose product MEIVLAIAIMALGAVVLGAALGFAAIKFKVEGDPLIEKIEAILPQTQCGQCGFPGCKPYAEAIAKGEADINLCPPGGMEGVQRLADLLGREVKPLDAEEKPKQVAIIDENTCIGCTLCIQACPVDAIVGAAKQMHIIIAQQCTGCELCLPPCPVECIHMETIGENIDNWKWKYPVVEIKAAPLAAKDAAGGMKEAA is encoded by the coding sequence ATGGAAATTGTCCTCGCCATCGCCATCATGGCCCTCGGCGCCGTCGTGCTCGGCGCCGCGCTCGGTTTCGCCGCGATCAAGTTCAAGGTCGAAGGCGACCCGCTGATCGAGAAGATCGAGGCCATCCTGCCGCAGACCCAGTGCGGCCAGTGCGGCTTTCCGGGCTGCAAGCCCTACGCCGAAGCCATCGCCAAGGGTGAAGCCGACATCAACCTGTGCCCGCCGGGCGGCATGGAGGGCGTGCAGCGCCTGGCCGACCTGCTCGGCCGCGAAGTCAAGCCGCTCGACGCCGAGGAAAAGCCCAAGCAGGTCGCCATCATCGATGAGAACACCTGTATCGGCTGCACGCTGTGCATCCAGGCCTGCCCGGTCGACGCCATTGTCGGCGCGGCCAAGCAGATGCACATCATCATCGCCCAGCAATGTACCGGCTGCGAACTTTGCCTGCCGCCCTGCCCGGTCGAATGCATCCACATGGAAACCATCGGCGAGAATATCGATAACTGGAAGTGGAAATATCCTGTGGTTGAAATCAAGGCTGCGCCCTTGGCCGCAAAGGATGCCGCCGGCGGCATGAAAGAGGCCGCCTGA
- the rsxC gene encoding electron transport complex subunit RsxC, whose amino-acid sequence MLMNLFKFKGGVKPPTNKTQSLGKPIAQAPIPSRLVVPLHQSIGGTPRPVVQAGDRVLKGQLIGEADGWISAAVHAPTSGTVLEVAMHVQPHPSGLDALCVVIEPDGKDEWIPRQPLDYKSLAPEQVRERLQQAGVVGLGGAVFPTHGKLTASKTVPMEEMVVNGAECEPFITCDDLLMRERAEEVVRGIGIFRDLLQPKKILIGIEDNKPEAAEAMRAAVKAVGETFEVVQVPTLYPAGGAKQLIRVLTGKEVPAAKRSTDLGVQCFNVATAYTAWRAIAHGEPVVSRLVTVTGNVAEPRNYEVLIGTPMDELLKLAQPKPDTDGIVMGGPMMGFLVPASSVPVVKATNCLIAHSDKLFPPKAPEMPCIRCGACAQACPHELQPFEMYWFSRAKNFGKTQEYNIFDCIECGCCSFVCPSRIPLVQYFRFAKSEIWAREREKNASEQAKARFEFKQLREEREKADKAEKLAKAAAAQAAKKAAEAAAEGSAQVAVETTAAPVAEAAPVDAAKEAKRATIEAAMARAKAQREAVQPKNTEHLAPDQQKAADEIEARRVAAHLIDAEPAAAPAPASEKPE is encoded by the coding sequence ATGCTGATGAACCTGTTCAAGTTCAAAGGTGGCGTCAAGCCGCCAACCAACAAGACCCAATCGCTCGGCAAGCCGATCGCCCAGGCGCCGATTCCGTCGCGCCTGGTCGTGCCGCTGCACCAGAGCATCGGTGGCACGCCGCGCCCGGTCGTCCAGGCGGGTGACCGGGTACTCAAAGGCCAGTTGATCGGCGAGGCCGACGGCTGGATTTCCGCCGCCGTCCATGCGCCAACCTCGGGTACCGTGCTCGAAGTCGCCATGCACGTCCAGCCCCACCCATCGGGTCTCGACGCGCTATGCGTGGTCATCGAACCGGACGGCAAGGATGAATGGATTCCGCGCCAGCCGCTTGACTACAAGTCGCTGGCACCGGAACAGGTGCGCGAACGCCTGCAACAGGCTGGTGTCGTCGGCCTCGGCGGCGCAGTCTTCCCGACCCACGGCAAGCTGACCGCCTCGAAAACGGTGCCGATGGAAGAAATGGTGGTCAACGGCGCCGAATGCGAGCCCTTCATCACCTGCGACGATCTGCTGATGCGCGAACGCGCCGAGGAAGTCGTGCGCGGCATTGGCATTTTCCGCGACCTGCTGCAGCCGAAGAAGATATTGATCGGCATCGAGGACAACAAGCCGGAAGCGGCCGAAGCCATGCGTGCGGCGGTCAAGGCCGTCGGTGAGACTTTCGAAGTCGTCCAGGTGCCAACGCTCTACCCGGCCGGTGGCGCCAAGCAATTGATCCGCGTCCTGACCGGCAAGGAAGTGCCTGCCGCCAAACGCTCCACCGACCTCGGCGTCCAGTGCTTCAACGTCGCCACTGCCTACACCGCCTGGCGCGCCATCGCGCATGGTGAGCCCGTCGTTTCCCGTCTGGTGACGGTGACCGGCAACGTCGCAGAGCCGCGCAACTACGAAGTGCTGATCGGCACGCCGATGGACGAGCTGCTCAAGCTCGCCCAGCCAAAACCCGACACTGACGGCATCGTCATGGGCGGCCCGATGATGGGCTTTCTGGTGCCGGCAAGCAGCGTTCCGGTCGTCAAGGCAACCAACTGCCTGATCGCCCACTCCGACAAGCTGTTCCCGCCCAAGGCGCCGGAAATGCCGTGCATTCGCTGCGGCGCCTGTGCCCAGGCCTGCCCGCACGAACTGCAGCCGTTCGAGATGTACTGGTTCTCGCGTGCCAAGAACTTCGGCAAGACGCAGGAATACAACATTTTTGACTGCATCGAATGCGGTTGCTGCTCTTTCGTCTGCCCGTCGCGCATCCCGCTGGTGCAGTATTTCCGCTTCGCCAAGAGTGAAATCTGGGCGCGCGAACGCGAAAAGAATGCCTCCGAGCAAGCCAAGGCCCGTTTCGAGTTCAAGCAACTGCGCGAAGAACGCGAAAAGGCCGACAAGGCTGAAAAACTGGCCAAGGCCGCTGCCGCCCAGGCCGCCAAGAAGGCGGCCGAAGCAGCGGCTGAAGGCAGTGCCCAAGTAGCCGTCGAAACAACGGCTGCACCGGTAGCCGAAGCGGCGCCCGTCGATGCCGCGAAAGAGGCCAAGCGCGCCACCATCGAAGCTGCCATGGCCCGCGCCAAGGCCCAGCGTGAAGCGGTCCAGCCGAAGAACACCGAGCACCTGGCGCCCGACCAGCAAAAGGCGGCCGATGAAATCGAAGCCCGCCGCGTCGCCGCTCACCTGATCGATGCCGAACCCGCTGCAGCGCCAGCACCGGCCAGCGAGAAACCCGAATAA
- a CDS encoding RnfABCDGE type electron transport complex subunit D gives MFAPAPFLLKDASVTKVMTQVCLALVPGIAAYAWLVTPAILIQLVIASLAALLAEAFMLRLQGKPQAIFLTDGSAIVTAWLIALAFPPLAPWWLVVTGTVFAIVVAKQLYGGLGQNPFNPAMIAFAICIVAFPALMSQWPNAGLQVTLVDQIKVIFGLAPRVDALSGATPLDAMKTALKLAEGSSSVGQLLANTEIYGSFAGRGWEWIAAGYLLGGLWMWQRNLITWHVPTAFIGAMLVLSGGLWLYNPAEFANPLFHLFSGGAMLGAFFIATDPVSGCTTPRGKLIFGAGAGLLAYIIRVFGGYPDGVAFAVLLMNLCAPLIDLLTQPPIFGMKDKA, from the coding sequence ATGTTCGCTCCCGCCCCCTTCCTCCTCAAAGACGCCAGCGTCACCAAGGTGATGACGCAAGTCTGTCTTGCCCTGGTTCCCGGCATCGCTGCCTACGCCTGGCTGGTCACCCCGGCCATCCTGATCCAGCTGGTCATTGCCTCGCTGGCCGCACTGCTCGCCGAAGCCTTCATGCTGCGTCTTCAAGGCAAGCCACAGGCGATATTCCTGACCGATGGCTCGGCCATCGTCACCGCCTGGCTGATCGCCCTCGCCTTCCCGCCGCTGGCCCCATGGTGGCTGGTCGTCACCGGTACCGTTTTCGCCATCGTCGTCGCCAAGCAGCTTTATGGCGGCCTCGGCCAGAACCCGTTCAACCCGGCGATGATCGCCTTCGCCATCTGCATCGTGGCCTTCCCGGCCCTGATGTCGCAGTGGCCGAACGCCGGTCTGCAGGTAACGCTGGTCGACCAGATCAAGGTCATTTTTGGCCTGGCACCCCGCGTCGACGCGCTCTCCGGCGCCACCCCGCTGGATGCGATGAAGACTGCGCTGAAGCTGGCCGAGGGCAGCAGCAGCGTTGGGCAATTGCTGGCCAACACCGAAATCTATGGCAGCTTCGCCGGCCGTGGCTGGGAATGGATTGCCGCCGGCTATCTGCTCGGTGGCCTGTGGATGTGGCAACGTAATTTGATCACCTGGCACGTGCCGACCGCTTTCATCGGCGCCATGCTTGTTCTTTCCGGCGGGCTCTGGCTGTACAACCCGGCTGAATTCGCCAACCCGCTGTTCCACCTCTTCTCGGGCGGCGCCATGCTCGGTGCCTTCTTCATCGCCACCGACCCGGTTTCCGGCTGTACGACACCGCGCGGCAAGCTGATCTTCGGGGCCGGCGCCGGCCTGCTCGCCTACATCATCCGCGTCTTCGGCGGTTACCCGGATGGCGTCGCCTTTGCCGTCCTGCTGATGAACCTCTGTGCTCCGCTGATCGACCTGCTGACGCAGCCACCGATCTTCGGCATGAAGGACAAGGCATGA
- the rsxG gene encoding electron transport complex subunit RsxG, translated as MSTAKEFTAAGMAVRTAAILFVFVIIFTGLLSGAYLWTKPAIEASAAEEKMKLVDEVLPRSEYDNALLEDTVTLPATAELTLTDPSQLYRARKDGKPVALVFEAVAPDGYAGKIRLIIAIRANGEVAGVRVTQHKETPGLGDYIEVKKDKNKARPWITQFNAMSLAQVADKDWKVRKDGGRLDYYAGATVTPRAVSKAVLKAVKWAEINRDRLFAEGAAQ; from the coding sequence ATGAGCACCGCCAAGGAATTTACGGCGGCCGGCATGGCGGTGCGCACCGCCGCCATCCTGTTCGTCTTCGTGATCATCTTCACCGGCCTGCTTTCCGGCGCCTATCTGTGGACCAAGCCGGCGATCGAAGCTTCGGCCGCCGAAGAGAAAATGAAGCTGGTCGATGAAGTCCTGCCGCGCAGCGAATACGACAACGCCCTGCTCGAAGATACCGTCACGTTGCCGGCAACCGCTGAACTGACCCTGACCGATCCCTCGCAGCTCTACCGCGCCCGCAAGGATGGCAAGCCGGTCGCCCTGGTCTTCGAAGCCGTCGCCCCCGACGGCTACGCCGGCAAGATCCGCCTGATCATCGCCATCCGCGCCAATGGCGAAGTGGCCGGCGTACGCGTCACGCAGCACAAGGAAACCCCGGGCCTCGGCGACTATATTGAAGTCAAGAAGGACAAGAACAAGGCCCGGCCGTGGATCACGCAATTCAACGCCATGTCGCTTGCCCAGGTCGCCGACAAGGACTGGAAGGTCAGGAAGGACGGCGGCCGCCTCGACTATTACGCCGGCGCCACCGTCACGCCACGCGCGGTATCCAAGGCTGTGTTGAAGGCCGTGAAATGGGCCGAAATCAACCGTGACCGTCTGTTTGCCGAAGGAGCCGCCCAATGA
- a CDS encoding electron transport complex subunit E has product MITRDEFKAIAGNGIWKQNTSIVQILGLCPLLAVTTNAVNGIMLSLATILVMAISNLAVASLRNFIPHEIRIPVFILIVAALVTVVDLMFNANLHELYLVLGIFIPLIVTNCIVLARVEAFANKNPPLQSTLDGVFMGVGMLWTLALLGAMREFLGSGTIFGGIDMVFPSLQPIQVLPESYPGFLLALLPPGAFILLGCMIAWKNWMEARAAKRAKLKPPAPVATAGCH; this is encoded by the coding sequence ATGATCACCCGCGACGAATTCAAAGCCATCGCCGGCAACGGCATCTGGAAGCAAAACACTTCCATCGTCCAGATTCTCGGCCTCTGCCCGCTGCTCGCCGTGACCACCAATGCCGTCAACGGCATCATGCTGTCGCTGGCGACCATCCTGGTCATGGCAATTTCCAATCTCGCCGTCGCCTCGCTGCGTAATTTCATCCCGCATGAAATCCGCATCCCGGTTTTCATCCTGATCGTCGCCGCACTGGTCACCGTCGTCGACCTGATGTTCAACGCCAACCTGCACGAACTCTATCTGGTGCTCGGCATCTTCATTCCGCTGATCGTCACCAACTGCATCGTGCTCGCCCGCGTCGAGGCCTTCGCCAACAAGAATCCGCCGCTGCAATCGACCCTCGACGGCGTTTTCATGGGCGTCGGCATGTTGTGGACCCTGGCCCTGCTCGGCGCCATGCGCGAGTTTCTCGGCAGCGGCACCATCTTCGGCGGCATCGACATGGTTTTCCCCAGCCTGCAGCCGATCCAGGTGCTGCCGGAAAGCTACCCCGGCTTCCTGCTCGCCCTGCTGCCGCCCGGCGCCTTCATCCTGCTCGGCTGCATGATCGCCTGGAAAAACTGGATGGAAGCCCGTGCAGCCAAGCGCGCCAAGCTGAAGCCGCCGGCCCCGGTGGCGACGGCTGGCTGCCACTGA
- a CDS encoding RNA methyltransferase, with protein MRIETIRQSLFATGAKDCHVDRVMRAWAQGKPLDAGPSRHPPETFLPLALRNALPGLHDELSALARVRSEHPGDDGSARLLVELGDGQMVESVLLPRDGLCVSTQIGCAVGCTFCMTGRDGLLRQVSSVEMVAQVILGRTRRKVTRVVFMGMGEPSHNMDNVLEAIDTLGTFGGIGHKNLVFSTVGDRRVFERLPRERVVPALAISLHSTRAELRAELLPKAAAIAPAELVELAEHYARTTGYPIQYQWTLIDGVNDSIEEMDSIVQLLTGKYAIMNLIPYNETAALDYRRPPLERVTALTKYLHARGIRATVRNSAGQDVDGGCGQLRARNLEATGTNGTQRVSLKHLKTR; from the coding sequence ATGCGTATCGAAACCATTCGCCAGTCCCTGTTTGCAACGGGCGCCAAGGATTGCCACGTCGACCGCGTCATGCGCGCCTGGGCGCAAGGCAAACCGCTCGATGCCGGGCCTAGTCGTCACCCGCCGGAAACCTTCCTGCCGCTCGCCCTGCGCAACGCGCTGCCCGGCTTGCACGATGAACTCTCGGCCCTGGCCCGCGTCCGCTCCGAACACCCCGGCGACGATGGCTCGGCCCGCCTGCTGGTCGAACTCGGCGATGGCCAGATGGTGGAAAGCGTCTTGCTGCCACGCGATGGGCTGTGCGTATCGACGCAGATCGGTTGCGCGGTCGGCTGTACCTTCTGCATGACCGGCCGCGATGGCCTGCTCCGTCAGGTCAGCAGCGTTGAAATGGTCGCCCAGGTCATCCTCGGCCGCACCCGGCGCAAGGTGACGCGCGTCGTCTTCATGGGCATGGGCGAGCCATCACACAACATGGATAACGTGCTGGAAGCCATCGATACGCTCGGCACCTTTGGCGGCATCGGTCACAAGAACCTGGTTTTCTCGACCGTGGGTGATCGCCGGGTTTTCGAACGCCTGCCCAGGGAACGCGTCGTTCCGGCGCTGGCCATTTCACTACACTCGACCCGGGCCGAACTGCGCGCCGAATTGCTGCCCAAGGCCGCGGCCATCGCGCCGGCCGAACTGGTCGAACTGGCCGAGCATTACGCGCGGACGACCGGCTATCCGATCCAGTACCAATGGACGCTGATCGATGGCGTCAATGACAGCATCGAAGAAATGGACAGCATCGTCCAGCTACTGACGGGCAAGTACGCGATCATGAATCTGATCCCCTACAACGAGACGGCAGCGCTGGACTATCGCCGCCCGCCGCTGGAACGCGTCACGGCACTGACCAAATACCTGCACGCCAGGGGAATCCGGGCCACCGTGCGCAACTCGGCCGGCCAGGATGTCGATGGCGGTTGTGGCCAGCTACGAGCGCGCAACCTTGAGGCCACCGGCACCAATGGCACTCAGCGAGTCTCGCTGAAACACCTGAAAACTCGCTGA